From Dehalococcoidia bacterium:
GCAAACCGCAGACGAAGGCCAGGGAGGCGGACGGGCGCGTGCGCTTCCTCGGCCATTCCGAGGAGGGGGCGAAGGTGGGCCGCGCGGTCTGCCGCCGCCTGCGCCTGGGCAACAAGGAGACGCACTTCGTCACGCGCCTCATCGAGGAGCACCTGCGCCCGGCCCAACTCTCTCAGTCGGGCGCGCCCACGGACCGTGCGGTCTTCCGGTTCTTCCGTGACCTCGGGGAGGCCGCGCCGGCCTGCCTGGTGCTCAGCCTCGCGGACGCGGCGGCCGCCGCCGGGCCGCGTCTTACCCTCGCGCGCTGGCGGGCGCAGCTGGCCTACATCGCCTACGTCTTCGCGCGCGCGGCGGCGCAGGAGCATGCCGCCGCCGGCGCGGGCCGGAGGGGGAAGCGCCATTTCGTTTCAGGCGATAGACTGATCCGGGCGCTCAAAATCGCGCCCGGGCCCGAGGTGGGCCGGCTCCTCGATGCGCTAGACGAGGCGGCCGCCACCGGCGAGGTCAAATCGGAAGAGGAAGCGATCGAACTGGCGAGAAGACTGTACGAGAATCGGCCGCCCGGTGAGCGGGCCGGCAGGGCGGGGACAGCGTGAGCGACGCCGCCCTTATCTCTGCCGTCTTCGTGGGCGTCCTGTTCGCCTTTTACCTCATGTTCCTGCGCCCCATCCAGAAGGAGCAGGAGCGTCACAAGCAGCAGATCCGCGACCTCAAACCGGGGGACCAGGTGCTGACCACCGCCGGCTTCATAGGGCGCGTGAAGGACATTCAGGTGCCTGAGTCCGGGCGCACACGGATCTATATCCAGATCGCCGAGGGCGTCATAGTGGAGGCTGTCGCCACCGCCATCGCGCAGCGCATCGAGCCGCGCCCGGCCGAGGGCGCCGCGGCGGACGACTCGCCCGACACGACGGCATCGAAGGAGCAAAGGGGCCTCGCCCGGTGAGAAGACGCTCGACTCAGCTTGCCCTCGCATTCATCGCCATCCTGACCGTCTTCTCGGTCCTCGTGGTCTGGCCTTCGGACCCGGACCGCTATCTTCCGGACTTCGTGCCCTGGCCGGAGCCGGGCTGCGTTGGCCCAGTCTGCATCGGTAAGGGCGTAAGACTGCCCTACATCGCCATCGACCGGTCCACCATCAGGATCGACTACCTGGAGCGCCGCGAAATGCGCCTCGGGCTCGACCTTCGCGGCGGCACGCGCCTCGTCCTCGAGGCCGATATCTCCCGGAACCCGGACGTGGACCTGGACGAGGCGCTGGACAGCGCCGTCGAGGTCGTCGAGCGGCGGGTGAACGCCTTCGGCGTCGCCGAATCGATCACCGAGCGCGTCGGCAACAACCGCATCTCCGTGCAGCTCCCTGGCATCAGCGCCGCCGAGGCCATCGAGAAGATCGGGCGCACGGCGCAGCTGCAGTTCATGGAGATGCGCCGCGACGCCCAGGGGAACGTCGTCATCCGCAACCCGGACGGCTCGACCTCTTCGATGCCCTTCGACCAGGTCTCCCAGTCGAGCAGTCTGATCCAGCTGGCGGAGTGGACGCCCGTGACGGCGGTTGGCTCCGACGGCATCCGTCGCGAGATCACGGGCACCTACCTGGACCGCGGGGGCATCTTCGTCACACGGAACCTGGCAGGCCTGCCGGAGCTTCGCTTCGAAATGAACGAGGAGGGCGCCAAGCTCCTGGGCGAGGCGACCGCGCGGCTCTCGAACCCGCCGCAGCCGATGGCTTTCTTCCTCGACGGCGAACCCATCCGCGGCGCCAACGGCCTGATCATCGCGCCCTTCGTGCGCAGCCAGATCTCCGACCGTGGCGTAATCGATGGCCTCAGCCTCTCCGAGGCGGAAACGCTCTCGACACTCCTCCGCACCGGCGCCTTCCCCGTGCCCCTGACGGTCGTCCAGCAGGAGGACGTCGACGCCACGCTGGGCGATGAGGCTGTCGTGCACTCGGTCCAGGCTGGCCTCATCGCGATCTTCGTGGTCATGGCCTTCATGACCCTCTACTACCGCCTCCCTGGGCTCCTGGCCAGCCTGGCGCTCTTCGTTTACGTCTCTCTGACCCTCGCGGTGTTCAAGCTCTGGCCCGTCACGGTCACGTCCGCGGGCATCGCCGCCTTCGTGCTCTCCGTGGGCATGGCAGTGGACGCGAACATCCTGATCTTCGAGCGCATGAAGGAAGAGCTGCGGGTCGGCCGCAGCCTGGTCGGCGCCATTGACGCCGGCTTCAACCGCGCCTGGACCTCCATTCGCGACAGCAACGTCGCCACCCTGATCATCTGCGTAATCCTGTACTGGTTCGGGGACCAGTTCGCTGCCAGCCTCGTGAAGGGCTTTGCCCTTACCCTGGCCCTGGGCGTCGCGGTGAGCATGTTCTCGGCGATCTTCGTCACGCGCACGTTCCTGCGCGCCCTGATTGGCTCGAACGTGATGCAGCACCTGTGGCTGTTCGGCCATGACGTCGAAGAAGCGCGCGGACCTCGCGCCGCCGAGGCCGCCGTCCGGGTGGGAGGCGCGGGCCTTGATTGACTTCGTCGGGAAGCGCTACTGGTTCTACCTCTTTTCGATGCTCGTCGTCATCCCGGGCACGATCTCGCTCATCCTGCCCAACGGCATCCGGGAGGGCATCGAGTTCGGCAGCGGCACGACCTTCGGCTTCCGCTTCGAGCAGCCCGTGGAGACAGAGGCCCTGCGCTCGGCCCTCGCCGAGCTCGGGCACCCGGACGCGCGCATTCAGCGGACCCGAGACGGCAAGTTCCTGGTGCGGACGCGTGTGCTTGAAGGTGGCGTCACCGCGCCCGCGATTGGGCCGGCGCCGCCCTCCGAGCGCGAGAACCTGGAGTCTGCATTGGAGGAGCGCTTCGGGACGCTGGTGGACAGCGACGGCCAGCCGATACACCGCTTCCTCGAGTTCTCGTCCGTGTCGGCGTCCGTCTCCTCCGACATCGTCCGCAATGCCGCCCTGGCGGTGGCCTTCGCCAGCCTCGCGATCCTGGTCTACATAACGCTATCGTTCATCTCGGTCGAGCAACCCGTCCGCTTCGGTGTGAGCGCGATCGTCGCGCTCCTGCACGACGTCCTGCTCGTCATGGGCGTCGCCTCCATCTTCGGCCGTTTGTTCGACTTCGAGATCGACACGCTGTTCATAACCGCCATGCTCACCATCGTCGGCTTCAGCGTGCACGACTCCATCGTCGTCTTCGACCGCGTGCGGGAGAACGCGCGCCGGGCGGCGGCCGCGGGCGCGGACGTCACGCTGGCGGAGACCGTGAACGCCAGCCTGAATCAGACGCTCGGGCGCTCGCTGAACACCTCGATTACGGTAGTGCTGACGCTGATCGCCCTCATCCTGCTCGGCGGCGAGACGGTGCGGGACTTCCTCATCATCATGCTCATCGGCCTGATCTCCGGCACCTACAGTTCGATCTTCGTAGCCAGCCAGCTCCTGGTGTCCTGGGAGGAAGGAGACTTCGCCGGCCTGCTGCCCTGGCGCGGCGGCCGAACGGAAGAGCAACCCGCCTAGGGTCCGGCGCCTCGCACCTCCCCGGCGTGGGAGCCGCGCCAAGCCCTCCCGTCATTGCGAGCCCGGCAGGGCGAAGCGAGCCTTGGCGCTCGGGACGCAGCCCCTGGTGGCGAAGGCTGCGACAACGCCTGCTCCGGGCCCCCGCCGTCCGTCATCGCGACCGGGCCCGGGGCAACGCAAGCCCTCGGTCCCGAGTGATGCTCCGCCCGGGTCGTTGACAATAAAGCCCCTGTTATGACACGTGGAAATCATGTGACATCTACAAAATATTGGGGTCAGGGCTGTTGACAGGCCCTAGATGTAGTGCTACATTCCCCCTCGCCGCTCCGGTAGGCGGCGCCGCACGACACTCAGGGGAGGGCATACATGGACTCGAAGCAGCCCCCAAGACTGGGCCCCGCAGCGCCAACGTGTTGCGTCCGCTGCCAGAGCGCCAACCTCCTCGTCAGGCCGAACGTCGGCGCCGTCTGCGCCGACTGCGGCAGCCTGCAGATCTTCCCCCGGGCAGCCAGACAACCCGCCGCCGCCCGCTAAGGCCCGAAAATGCCCGCCAGCCGACTAGCCGACTAGCCGCCCATGAAATGCCCCTTCTGTGGCCACGACGACACCAGGGTCACCGACTCCCGCGAGGCGGATGACGGCATCCGCCGGCGCCGCGAATGCCTTTCACCTTCCTGCGGCCGGCGCTTCACGACCTACGAGCGCGTCCAGGTCGCGCCCCTGACCGTCGTCAAGAAGGACGGCCGGCGTGAGGAGTTCTCGCGCGAGAAGGTCCTCGCCGGCATCCACCGCTCCTGCGCCAAGCTCCCGGTGAGCGCCGCCGAGATCAACGCCATCGCCGAGGACATCGAGACCACCCTGCACGCTTCGGGCGTCCAGGAGGTGCCCTCCTACGAGATCGGCGACATGGTGATGGAGCGCCTGCGCGAGCTGAACCACGTGGCTTACGTGCGCTTCGCGTCGCACTACAAGAACTTCCTCTCGCTCGAGGAACTCCAGGCGGAGTTCGAGCGCCTGGCCAGCACTCCGCGGCGGCCGGTGCGCCGCGCGGGCGCCGCCCAGCCGCCGCTGCTGCCAGCAGCGGAGCTCTCGCGCGTGCAGGACGCGGCGCCAGGCAAGCAGGAGGCAGGCGCCAGGAAGCGGGAATCAGGGCGCGCCGCGCCGACCTCCTCTGCGCGAGCAAACGCCACGCCTGAGGCCGGGCAGGCCATCGTGCCGGTGTCCTTGCCGGAGAGGCGCAGGCGCGCGGGGGGCCGAAGATGAAGGGCATCTTCGTCTGGAAGGCGCGCCCCGGCGAAGAGGCGGAGTTCGAGCGCCGCTGGCGCGCCGTCAGCGAGGCGCTGCAGGCGTACCCCGGCGCCCGGGGCACGCGCCTCCACCGCGGCATCACCGACCCGGCCCTCTTCGCGGGTTATGCCAGTTGGGACTCCCTGGCGGACCGCGAGGGCGCCCAGTCGCGTCTGCGCGCCGAACGCGCTGACCTGCGCGACATGGCCGAGGTCAGCGAGATGCTGTTCGCCGGCTTCTTCGAGGAGCCGCACATCGTCGTCGCGCCGCAGGGCGCGACGGGAGGGCAGTCGTGATTTCCAGCGCCTTCGGGAAGATCACCAACGAGCACGGCGAGGTCGTCGCCGAGGGGACCTGCGAGGTCGACGATGAGCGCGGCTCCGTCACCCTGCGTCCCATCCTCGACATGCCCCTGCTCGAACGCCAGCGCGGCCCAATGCGCCTCACCCTGGACGACGGCGCCGAGTTGCTGCTCACCGACCGCGTGATCCACTTCCGCGTGAACCTGCCGGGCCAGCGCCCCGGCTCCGTGTACCGACTGTTCATCGCCAGGCAGCAGGGGCTGAACCGCTGGGCACCGCCGCCGGCAGGCGACCGCGAGGGCGGCCAGCGGCCGGCTAGCGGCGGTCAGCCCGAACAGCCGCTGCGGGGCTCGGAGCACGACCCCTCGCGGGACCCCGACGAGCTGCCGCCGGAGTTCCGGAAGGACCCGCAGCGATGAACACCAGGCAGGAGCTTGAGCGCGAAGCCTTTCGCCTTTCGTCCGAGGCCAGGTTCCTGATGGCCAAGGTCCGCGAGACCCGCCTCCTGGCGCACCTCGGCCGTATCCGGGTGCGCGAGCACCTCGAAGTCGTCCTCCAAAGCCAGCAGGTCGAGGCC
This genomic window contains:
- a CDS encoding antibiotic biosynthesis monooxygenase, whose amino-acid sequence is MKGIFVWKARPGEEAEFERRWRAVSEALQAYPGARGTRLHRGITDPALFAGYASWDSLADREGAQSRLRAERADLRDMAEVSEMLFAGFFEEPHIVVAPQGATGGQS
- the yajC gene encoding preprotein translocase subunit YajC encodes the protein MSDAALISAVFVGVLFAFYLMFLRPIQKEQERHKQQIRDLKPGDQVLTTAGFIGRVKDIQVPESGRTRIYIQIAEGVIVEAVATAIAQRIEPRPAEGAAADDSPDTTASKEQRGLAR
- the nrdR gene encoding transcriptional regulator NrdR; this encodes MKCPFCGHDDTRVTDSREADDGIRRRRECLSPSCGRRFTTYERVQVAPLTVVKKDGRREEFSREKVLAGIHRSCAKLPVSAAEINAIAEDIETTLHASGVQEVPSYEIGDMVMERLRELNHVAYVRFASHYKNFLSLEELQAEFERLASTPRRPVRRAGAAQPPLLPAAELSRVQDAAPGKQEAGARKRESGRAAPTSSARANATPEAGQAIVPVSLPERRRRAGGRR
- the secF gene encoding protein translocase subunit SecF — encoded protein: MIDFVGKRYWFYLFSMLVVIPGTISLILPNGIREGIEFGSGTTFGFRFEQPVETEALRSALAELGHPDARIQRTRDGKFLVRTRVLEGGVTAPAIGPAPPSERENLESALEERFGTLVDSDGQPIHRFLEFSSVSASVSSDIVRNAALAVAFASLAILVYITLSFISVEQPVRFGVSAIVALLHDVLLVMGVASIFGRLFDFEIDTLFITAMLTIVGFSVHDSIVVFDRVRENARRAAAAGADVTLAETVNASLNQTLGRSLNTSITVVLTLIALILLGGETVRDFLIIMLIGLISGTYSSIFVASQLLVSWEEGDFAGLLPWRGGRTEEQPA
- the secD gene encoding protein translocase subunit SecD, producing the protein MRRRSTQLALAFIAILTVFSVLVVWPSDPDRYLPDFVPWPEPGCVGPVCIGKGVRLPYIAIDRSTIRIDYLERREMRLGLDLRGGTRLVLEADISRNPDVDLDEALDSAVEVVERRVNAFGVAESITERVGNNRISVQLPGISAAEAIEKIGRTAQLQFMEMRRDAQGNVVIRNPDGSTSSMPFDQVSQSSSLIQLAEWTPVTAVGSDGIRREITGTYLDRGGIFVTRNLAGLPELRFEMNEEGAKLLGEATARLSNPPQPMAFFLDGEPIRGANGLIIAPFVRSQISDRGVIDGLSLSEAETLSTLLRTGAFPVPLTVVQQEDVDATLGDEAVVHSVQAGLIAIFVVMAFMTLYYRLPGLLASLALFVYVSLTLAVFKLWPVTVTSAGIAAFVLSVGMAVDANILIFERMKEELRVGRSLVGAIDAGFNRAWTSIRDSNVATLIICVILYWFGDQFAASLVKGFALTLALGVAVSMFSAIFVTRTFLRALIGSNVMQHLWLFGHDVEEARGPRAAEAAVRVGGAGLD